One stretch of bacterium DNA includes these proteins:
- the dapB gene encoding 4-hydroxy-tetrahydrodipicolinate reductase encodes MSSPTGVMVVGAEGRMGLEVRAALEGEPSLVFAGALERPGHERVGETLAGGSGGVVLFDDPKRALEGCGVVIDFSIPASTLTNLRAAADAGVAYVTGTTGFDEAGKAEIARAAERIPVLHAPNFSVSVNVLGYLAREAARLLGDGYDAELFELHHGQKRDAPSGTALFLAEAVADGQGKNLADHVVLERAGETGARPEGAIGIQTLRGGDNPGEHTVYFIGGGERVELTHRAATRGHFARGAVRAAAWLAGKEPGLYRIEQVLGIG; translated from the coding sequence ATGAGCAGTCCGACCGGAGTCATGGTCGTCGGCGCCGAGGGGCGCATGGGTCTCGAAGTCCGCGCGGCGCTCGAAGGGGAGCCCTCGCTCGTCTTCGCCGGCGCGCTCGAACGGCCGGGACACGAACGCGTCGGCGAGACGCTCGCGGGGGGCTCCGGAGGGGTCGTCCTTTTCGACGACCCGAAGCGAGCGCTCGAAGGCTGCGGGGTCGTGATCGACTTCTCGATCCCGGCTTCGACCCTCACGAACCTTCGTGCGGCGGCCGACGCGGGCGTCGCCTACGTGACCGGGACGACCGGCTTCGACGAGGCCGGCAAGGCCGAGATCGCTCGCGCCGCCGAGCGGATCCCGGTCCTCCATGCGCCGAACTTCTCGGTCAGCGTGAACGTCCTCGGCTACCTGGCCCGCGAGGCGGCTCGCCTGCTGGGCGACGGCTACGACGCCGAGCTCTTCGAGCTCCACCACGGGCAGAAGCGCGACGCGCCGAGCGGGACGGCGCTTTTTTTGGCGGAAGCCGTCGCCGACGGACAGGGCAAGAACCTCGCCGATCACGTCGTCCTCGAGCGCGCCGGCGAGACCGGGGCGCGACCGGAAGGCGCGATCGGGATCCAGACCCTCCGCGGCGGCGACAACCCCGGCGAGCACACGGTCTACTTCATCGGCGGCGGCGAGCGCGTCGAGCTGACCCACCGCGCCGCCACCCGCGGCCACTTCGCCCGCGGCGCGGTCCGCGCCGCGGCCTGGCTCGCCGGCAAGGAACCGGGGCTCTACCGGATCGAGCAGGTCCTCGGCATCGGCTGA
- a CDS encoding P-II family nitrogen regulator — protein MKKIEAIIKPFKLDDVKEALGGLGVEGLTVTEVKGFGRQKGHTELYRGAEYVVDFLPKIKLEVVIDDDKSDAVIEAIVGAANTGKIGDGKIFVIPLEEAVRIRTGERGSAAV, from the coding sequence ATGAAGAAGATCGAAGCCATCATCAAGCCCTTCAAGCTCGACGACGTGAAGGAAGCCCTCGGCGGCCTCGGCGTCGAGGGCCTGACCGTGACCGAAGTCAAGGGCTTCGGGCGCCAGAAGGGACACACCGAGCTCTATCGCGGCGCGGAGTACGTGGTCGACTTCCTGCCCAAGATCAAGCTCGAGGTCGTCATCGACGACGACAAGTCGGACGCCGTGATCGAGGCGATCGTCGGCGCGGCGAACACGGGCAAGATCGGCGACGGCAAGATCTTCGTGATTCCCCTCGAAGAGGCGGTCCGCATCCGGACCGGCGAACGCGGATCGGCCGCGGTCTAG
- a CDS encoding porin: MRSKLITVVTAVASTLLVAHVAAADQVQEQLMLMEQRMAEMEDRLQATSDELAAAQATVVEQQDLLIDSGLYEEEGLRSGAGGFFESVDVSGVAAASYNHRLIKAKDAFNGATPGGGGGNGSFFKNPNANTFQVDQIWITLDKAPTDESRGGFHVEFATGTSSAAQGARNGNPDVPYLYSGFVSYLAPIGNGVQVDLGKLGTVLGAEVVQTNGNYFITQGAVFSLQPVTYNGVSFSTQLTDELGFSAGVVNDVYSDTDVSADNDKAYFGQFQFAGDGFGLNVGGIIGDSDASSCGTVDARSTDCQVSVVDVVLTANPTDNLSLWVNYDWVHVSGRNTGASTSPGNVNVHGDTHGISAAGRFAITDDMGVATRVEYINAEDNVNGTADDGELLTLTGTVDKTLAEGLVGRMELRWDTILDDTGAGFTQNGNGVGTNNDQLVALWQLYYEF; this comes from the coding sequence ATGCGTTCCAAATTGATCACCGTCGTCACGGCGGTCGCGAGCACGTTGCTCGTGGCGCACGTGGCAGCCGCCGACCAGGTCCAGGAGCAGCTGATGCTCATGGAACAGCGAATGGCGGAGATGGAGGATCGTCTCCAAGCGACCTCCGACGAGCTTGCGGCCGCACAGGCCACCGTCGTCGAGCAGCAGGATCTGCTCATCGATTCCGGTCTCTACGAGGAAGAGGGGCTTCGCTCCGGCGCCGGCGGCTTCTTCGAGTCCGTCGATGTCTCGGGTGTTGCGGCGGCCAGCTACAACCACCGTCTCATCAAGGCCAAGGACGCCTTCAACGGGGCGACCCCCGGTGGCGGTGGCGGTAACGGTTCCTTCTTCAAGAACCCGAACGCGAACACGTTCCAGGTCGACCAGATCTGGATCACCCTCGACAAGGCCCCGACGGACGAGAGCCGCGGCGGTTTCCACGTCGAGTTCGCGACCGGTACTTCGTCCGCCGCCCAGGGTGCGCGGAACGGCAACCCGGACGTGCCGTACCTGTACTCCGGCTTCGTGAGCTATCTCGCTCCGATCGGGAACGGCGTCCAGGTCGACCTCGGTAAGCTCGGCACCGTGCTCGGCGCCGAAGTCGTCCAGACCAACGGCAACTACTTCATCACCCAGGGCGCGGTCTTCAGTCTCCAGCCGGTGACCTACAACGGCGTCTCCTTCTCGACCCAGCTGACCGACGAGCTCGGCTTCTCGGCCGGCGTCGTGAACGACGTCTACAGCGACACCGACGTCTCGGCGGACAACGACAAGGCCTACTTCGGTCAGTTCCAGTTCGCGGGAGACGGCTTTGGTCTGAACGTCGGCGGCATCATCGGCGACAGCGACGCGTCGAGCTGCGGTACCGTCGATGCGCGCAGCACGGACTGTCAGGTGTCGGTCGTCGACGTGGTCCTGACCGCGAACCCGACTGACAACCTGAGCCTCTGGGTCAACTACGACTGGGTGCACGTCAGTGGTCGGAACACGGGCGCGTCGACCTCGCCGGGCAACGTCAACGTCCACGGTGACACGCACGGCATCTCCGCTGCCGGTCGATTCGCGATCACCGACGATATGGGTGTGGCGACGCGCGTCGAGTACATCAACGCCGAAGACAACGTGAACGGCACGGCGGACGACGGTGAGCTCCTCACCCTCACGGGTACCGTCGACAAGACCCTCGCCGAGGGTCTCGTCGGACGGATGGAGCTGCGCTGGGACACGATCCTGGACGACACCGGCGCCGGATTCACTCAGAACGGCAACGGGGTGGGTACGAACAACGACCAGCTCGTCGCACTCTGGCAGCTCTACTACGAGTTCTGA
- a CDS encoding PBP1A family penicillin-binding protein, producing the protein MPRGTKQKPGRKSAAKKPARKNAAKKRGAKGSGGAARKAPRGKKRPASIAARRVGLVAIALAFAAGLWSAHWLLDLDRIVVDRFEGRRFSVPSRVFAAPIVIYPGADWQRLDLGGWLTRMGYREQNEAGPLGVGHYRWLPGRLRVHLRAFEHPQLPEPNRKVEFRLESGRVREIRDDRGRPVDVVALEPEPISSFYGEGREQRDLVELADVPAHLTAAITAVEDRRFEEHHGVDPVRIAGAMLANLRAGGIRQGGSTLTQQLVKNFFLTPERTLRRKLTEAMMALMVEARYEKDQILEAYLNEIYMGRRGSTSIHGVGEAARFFFGKRVADLEIDESAVLAAVIQSPNKLSPHRHPERAKERRDLVISLMESQERITTKQAKRARARPISTAAIALESGQDRYFLDALAKQLPEVYDEQLLSVEGLRIYSTLDPTVQRAAVRALTEGLEKLEKRLGQKTDSEGEPQPLQGCLLAMRPQTGEILAMVGGRDYSRSQFNRCTMAHRQAGSAFKPVVYAAALSPESGPLVTLASRIEDAPIQVETPDGLWEPRNYDDEFRGPVSVREALERSLNVPAARIGQALGIGEVVEMARRLGVASELPDVPSLALGTAEVSPLELAVVYATFANNGLRPTPRSFTGLLDDRGVGQEQWPLAGARRVLDPGTAYLTTSLLEGVVDRGTGAGIRARGLRGPIAGKTGTTDDEVDLWFVGFTPELVAVVWIGYDEPREIGVPSSRGALPIWADFLTEVSGSRVRGVFARPGGVERIEIDPVTGARALRGCRERRTEFFLEGTAPEETCPRGGRDGGGGFFRRIFGG; encoded by the coding sequence ATGCCGAGGGGCACGAAGCAAAAGCCGGGGCGGAAATCCGCCGCGAAGAAGCCGGCGCGAAAGAACGCGGCGAAGAAGCGCGGCGCGAAAGGCTCGGGCGGAGCCGCCCGCAAGGCGCCGCGCGGCAAGAAGCGCCCGGCCTCGATCGCGGCCCGGCGCGTCGGCCTCGTCGCGATCGCCCTCGCCTTCGCGGCGGGTCTCTGGTCCGCCCACTGGCTGCTCGATCTCGATCGGATCGTGGTGGATCGCTTCGAGGGGCGACGGTTCTCCGTTCCCTCCCGGGTCTTCGCGGCGCCGATCGTGATCTACCCGGGCGCCGACTGGCAGCGCCTCGACCTCGGCGGCTGGCTCACGCGGATGGGCTACCGGGAGCAGAACGAGGCGGGCCCGCTCGGCGTCGGCCACTACCGCTGGCTGCCCGGACGGTTGCGTGTCCACCTGCGAGCCTTCGAGCACCCCCAGCTCCCCGAGCCGAACCGCAAGGTCGAGTTCCGACTCGAGTCGGGGCGCGTGCGCGAAATCCGCGACGACCGTGGCCGGCCCGTCGATGTCGTGGCCCTCGAGCCCGAGCCGATCTCCTCCTTCTACGGCGAGGGCCGGGAGCAGCGCGACCTCGTCGAGCTCGCCGACGTGCCCGCCCACCTGACCGCCGCGATCACCGCCGTCGAGGATCGACGCTTCGAGGAGCACCACGGCGTCGATCCGGTCCGGATCGCCGGGGCCATGCTCGCGAACCTGCGGGCGGGCGGGATCCGTCAGGGTGGAAGCACGCTGACCCAGCAGCTGGTGAAGAACTTCTTCCTGACCCCGGAGCGGACGCTTCGCCGAAAGCTGACCGAAGCGATGATGGCCCTGATGGTCGAGGCGCGTTACGAGAAGGACCAGATCCTCGAGGCGTACCTGAACGAGATCTACATGGGGCGACGCGGCTCCACGTCGATCCACGGCGTCGGCGAGGCCGCGCGTTTCTTCTTCGGGAAACGCGTCGCGGACCTGGAGATCGACGAGTCGGCGGTGCTCGCCGCGGTCATCCAGAGTCCGAACAAGCTCTCGCCCCATCGTCATCCGGAGCGGGCGAAGGAGCGGCGCGATCTCGTCATCAGCCTGATGGAGAGCCAGGAGCGGATCACCACGAAGCAGGCGAAGCGGGCCCGGGCACGCCCGATCTCGACCGCCGCGATCGCCCTCGAGTCCGGACAGGACCGCTACTTCCTGGACGCCCTCGCGAAGCAGCTGCCGGAAGTCTACGACGAGCAGCTGCTCTCGGTCGAAGGGCTCCGTATCTACTCGACCCTCGACCCGACCGTCCAACGCGCCGCCGTGCGCGCGCTCACCGAAGGACTCGAGAAGCTCGAGAAGCGACTCGGACAGAAGACCGATTCCGAGGGTGAGCCGCAGCCGCTGCAGGGGTGCCTGCTCGCGATGCGCCCGCAGACAGGCGAGATCCTCGCGATGGTCGGCGGGCGGGACTACTCGCGCTCCCAGTTCAATCGCTGCACGATGGCCCACCGCCAGGCGGGCAGTGCGTTCAAGCCGGTGGTCTACGCGGCGGCCCTCTCGCCCGAGTCGGGTCCCCTCGTGACCCTCGCCAGTCGGATCGAGGACGCGCCGATCCAGGTCGAGACGCCCGACGGGCTCTGGGAGCCGCGCAACTACGACGACGAGTTCCGAGGCCCGGTCAGCGTCCGCGAGGCGCTCGAACGATCGCTCAACGTGCCGGCGGCGCGGATCGGTCAGGCCCTCGGGATCGGCGAGGTGGTCGAGATGGCGCGGCGGCTCGGCGTGGCGAGCGAGCTGCCCGACGTGCCGAGCCTCGCCCTCGGGACGGCGGAGGTCTCGCCCCTCGAACTCGCGGTCGTCTACGCGACCTTCGCCAACAATGGTCTGCGCCCCACGCCCCGCAGCTTCACGGGTCTGCTCGACGATCGCGGCGTGGGCCAGGAGCAGTGGCCCCTCGCCGGTGCCCGACGCGTCCTCGACCCGGGAACCGCCTATCTCACGACCTCGCTGCTGGAGGGGGTCGTCGATCGCGGGACCGGCGCGGGGATCCGCGCCCGCGGGCTGCGCGGGCCGATCGCCGGCAAGACCGGGACGACCGACGACGAGGTCGACCTCTGGTTCGTGGGCTTCACGCCGGAGCTCGTCGCGGTGGTGTGGATCGGATACGACGAGCCGCGCGAGATCGGCGTGCCGAGCAGCCGCGGGGCGCTGCCGATCTGGGCGGACTTCCTGACGGAGGTGTCGGGCTCGCGGGTCCGCGGCGTCTTCGCGCGTCCCGGTGGGGTCGAGCGGATCGAAATCGATCCGGTGACCGGCGCGCGCGCCCTTCGCGGCTGCCGGGAACGCCGGACGGAGTTCTTCCTGGAGGGCACGGCGCCCGAGGAGACGTGTCCGCGGGGGGGTCGCGACGGCGGGGGCGGCTTCTTCCGCCGGATCTTCGGAGGCTGA
- the dapF gene encoding diaminopimelate epimerase, with protein MSRTLPFTKMHGAGNDYVLFDGLKVDLPDDLSQLARDIAHRNFAVGFDQMLVVRPSTEADFRMDIYNADGSQVEMCGNGIRAFYKYLRDEGHTTASKVGVETLGGVVYPEYAGEGLVRVDMGLPILIPEKIPTTLATGSGPVLDVPIELPADADWPGAPAELRASSVSMGNPHCVIQVDDIDSIPLDRVGPPLENHVAFPNRVNVEFIEVVDRTHIRQRTFERGTGETLACGSGACAVGVTAMLRDVVDREVEIELRGGTLQIAWADKNSPVWMTGPAATVFTGEWPLD; from the coding sequence ATGAGCCGAACGCTTCCGTTCACCAAGATGCATGGCGCAGGCAACGACTACGTCCTCTTCGACGGACTGAAAGTCGACCTGCCGGACGACCTGTCCCAGCTCGCCCGCGACATCGCCCACCGCAACTTCGCCGTCGGCTTCGACCAGATGCTCGTCGTCCGGCCGTCGACCGAAGCCGACTTCCGCATGGACATCTACAACGCCGACGGCTCGCAGGTCGAGATGTGCGGCAACGGCATCCGCGCCTTCTACAAGTATCTGCGCGACGAGGGCCATACCACGGCCTCCAAGGTCGGCGTCGAGACCCTCGGCGGCGTCGTCTATCCCGAGTACGCGGGCGAAGGGCTCGTGCGGGTCGACATGGGCCTGCCGATCCTGATCCCCGAGAAGATCCCGACCACCCTGGCGACCGGTTCCGGCCCCGTCCTGGACGTCCCGATCGAGCTCCCGGCGGACGCGGACTGGCCGGGGGCGCCGGCGGAGCTGCGCGCGTCCTCGGTCTCGATGGGCAACCCGCACTGCGTGATCCAGGTCGACGACATCGATTCGATCCCGCTCGACCGCGTCGGCCCGCCCCTCGAGAACCACGTCGCGTTCCCCAACCGGGTGAACGTCGAGTTCATCGAGGTCGTCGACCGGACCCACATCCGCCAGCGCACTTTCGAACGGGGGACCGGAGAGACCCTCGCCTGCGGCTCCGGCGCGTGCGCCGTCGGCGTCACGGCGATGCTGCGCGACGTGGTCGACCGCGAGGTCGAGATCGAGCTCCGCGGCGGCACGCTCCAGATCGCCTGGGCCGACAAGAACTCGCCGGTCTGGATGACGGGCCCCGCGGCCACCGTCTTCACCGGCGAATGGCCGCTGGACTGA
- a CDS encoding DUF3604 domain-containing protein, which produces MALGQAAMLFLLVCAGASSAWAHPARQLYWGDTHLHTSYSFDAFLNGNRSADPDTAYRWAKGLPVIHPYHRARIQVETPLDFLVVADHAEYLGVIRKLYLGDYEHEGEEPEFVRTLRTAIDSGRGGAIFSGVLPAATVEPGETRNPVNDDGQPNQLAVPGGGEPIRETAWRETTTAADRHNEPGRFTAMIGWEWSSLPNGANLHRVVMTSADGETARRFMPYASSDSMYPDDLWAWLDETTKATGAEFVAIPHNPNISKGYMFGATALDGTPYTAESARTRARWEPVAEVTQYKGDSEAHPDLSPDDPFADFETYEGYIQTNVQAYEASVGDYARSALRRGLEIEEKVGANPYKFGMIGATDSHSGLAAAEEDNFWGKMALDSTPESKGLFGVGRVVDGWNIGAQGLAGVWAEENTRESILAAFRRREVYATTGPRMQVRFFGGWNFGERDATAADLVERGYAKGVSMGGDLSGPPPEGGALARLFGGDADAPSFLIHAAKDPRSANLDRIQIVKGWLAEDGTSRERVYDVAWSGDRTPDENGRVGDVGNTVDLERGTWTDDIGATELAQVWTDPDFDPEARAFYYVRVLEIPTPRHSLLDAIALQAEPSDKQPPTLQERAYSSPIWYTP; this is translated from the coding sequence ATGGCGCTCGGGCAGGCGGCGATGCTCTTCCTCCTCGTCTGCGCCGGCGCGTCTTCTGCGTGGGCGCATCCGGCCCGGCAGCTCTACTGGGGCGACACGCATCTCCACACCTCCTATTCATTCGACGCGTTCCTGAACGGCAACCGGAGCGCCGACCCGGATACGGCCTATCGCTGGGCGAAGGGCCTGCCAGTCATCCACCCGTACCACCGGGCGCGCATCCAGGTCGAGACGCCCCTCGACTTCCTCGTCGTCGCGGATCACGCCGAGTATCTCGGCGTCATCCGGAAGCTCTATCTCGGGGACTACGAGCACGAGGGTGAAGAGCCCGAATTCGTACGGACGCTCCGAACGGCGATCGATTCCGGTCGTGGCGGCGCCATCTTCTCGGGCGTCCTGCCCGCAGCGACCGTCGAGCCGGGGGAGACCCGGAACCCGGTGAACGACGATGGTCAGCCGAACCAGCTGGCGGTCCCCGGTGGCGGCGAGCCGATCCGCGAGACGGCGTGGAGGGAGACCACGACCGCCGCCGACCGGCACAACGAGCCAGGTCGCTTCACCGCGATGATCGGCTGGGAATGGAGCTCGCTGCCGAACGGCGCGAATCTCCACCGCGTCGTGATGACGAGTGCCGACGGCGAGACGGCACGGCGCTTCATGCCCTACGCCTCGAGCGATTCGATGTACCCGGACGATCTCTGGGCCTGGCTCGACGAGACGACGAAGGCGACCGGCGCCGAATTCGTCGCGATCCCCCACAACCCGAACATCTCGAAGGGCTACATGTTCGGCGCGACGGCCCTGGACGGCACGCCGTACACGGCCGAGAGCGCGCGCACGCGCGCTCGCTGGGAGCCCGTCGCAGAGGTCACGCAGTACAAAGGGGATTCCGAGGCGCATCCGGATCTCTCGCCCGACGACCCCTTCGCGGATTTCGAGACCTACGAAGGCTACATCCAGACCAACGTCCAGGCGTACGAGGCGAGCGTCGGCGACTATGCGCGCTCGGCCCTTCGACGCGGTCTCGAGATCGAAGAGAAGGTCGGCGCGAATCCCTACAAGTTCGGGATGATCGGCGCGACGGACTCCCACTCGGGCCTGGCCGCCGCGGAAGAGGACAACTTCTGGGGCAAGATGGCCCTCGATTCGACGCCGGAGAGCAAGGGCCTGTTCGGGGTCGGTCGCGTCGTCGACGGCTGGAACATCGGTGCCCAGGGGCTCGCGGGCGTCTGGGCCGAGGAGAACACCCGCGAGTCGATCCTGGCGGCCTTCCGACGACGTGAGGTCTATGCGACGACCGGGCCGCGCATGCAGGTCCGCTTCTTCGGCGGCTGGAACTTCGGCGAGCGCGACGCGACCGCGGCGGATCTCGTCGAACGCGGCTACGCGAAGGGCGTCTCGATGGGCGGCGATCTCTCGGGCCCGCCGCCGGAAGGCGGCGCGCTCGCGCGGCTCTTCGGAGGTGACGCGGACGCGCCGTCGTTCCTGATCCACGCTGCGAAGGATCCCCGCAGCGCGAACCTCGACCGCATCCAGATCGTGAAGGGTTGGCTCGCCGAGGACGGGACCAGCCGCGAGCGCGTCTACGACGTCGCCTGGTCCGGTGATCGCACGCCGGACGAGAACGGCCGGGTCGGCGACGTCGGCAACACCGTCGACCTCGAACGCGGCACCTGGACCGACGACATCGGTGCCACCGAGCTGGCGCAGGTCTGGACCGACCCCGACTTCGATCCCGAAGCGCGCGCCTTCTACTACGTGCGGGTGCTCGAGATTCCGACGCCGCGGCACTCCCTGCTCGATGCGATCGCGCTCCAGGCCGAGCCCTCGGACAAGCAGCCGCCGACGCTCCAGGAACGCGCCTACTCGTCGCCGATCTGGTACACGCCGTAG
- the argH gene encoding argininosuccinate lyase codes for MSPSSGQNGGTASGKKPWGGRFSDATDPTVERFSASIHFDKVLARHDIRGSKAQARMLGRAGLISDAEAQALVAGLDRVAGEIEDGSFPFDPALEDIHMNIESRLRTHQGAVAGKLHTGRSRNDQVATDLALFLRDVSLATQRGLLELRGVLLERAREHVDTVLPGYTHLQRAQPVRLAHHWLAHIETLGRDASRFRDARARIVRCPLGAGAMAGSTLPLLREETAAELGFEAPTRNSMDTVASRDLALEYMADGAITMVHLSRLAEELVLWSSSEFGFVELADAYSTGSSLMPQKKNPDVPEIVRGKSGRAIGNLVTLLTVLKGLPLTYNRDLQEDKEPLFDTVETLRDSLEVMAGAIATLDVRGERMAEAASDPMLLATDLAEFLVRAGVPFRDAHEVVGKIVGHVTREGVDLRSLSKGDMQTFHEAFDAGADDLLDLERSLESRALAGGTARVRVEASLDEVAGELAAERAEIERLEAEAAR; via the coding sequence ATGAGCCCTTCGTCCGGACAGAATGGTGGGACCGCGTCGGGGAAGAAGCCCTGGGGCGGCCGCTTCAGCGACGCGACCGACCCGACGGTCGAGCGCTTCTCCGCGTCGATCCACTTCGACAAGGTCCTGGCGCGCCACGACATCCGGGGCTCGAAGGCCCAGGCGCGGATGCTCGGTCGGGCGGGGCTGATCAGCGACGCCGAGGCCCAGGCGCTCGTCGCCGGCCTCGACCGGGTGGCGGGGGAGATCGAGGACGGGAGCTTCCCCTTCGATCCGGCCCTCGAAGACATCCACATGAACATCGAGTCCCGGCTCCGGACCCACCAGGGCGCCGTCGCCGGAAAGCTCCACACGGGACGCTCCCGGAACGATCAGGTCGCGACGGACCTCGCGCTCTTCCTGCGGGACGTCTCCCTCGCGACCCAGCGCGGCCTGCTCGAGCTCCGCGGCGTCCTGCTCGAGCGCGCCCGCGAGCACGTCGACACGGTCCTGCCCGGCTACACCCACCTCCAGCGGGCCCAGCCCGTCCGGCTCGCTCACCACTGGCTCGCCCACATCGAGACCCTCGGCCGCGACGCCTCGCGCTTCCGCGACGCCCGGGCGCGGATCGTCCGATGTCCGCTGGGCGCAGGCGCCATGGCGGGGTCGACGCTGCCGCTGCTGCGGGAGGAGACGGCCGCGGAGCTCGGCTTCGAGGCGCCGACACGGAACTCGATGGACACGGTCGCGTCGCGGGACCTCGCCCTCGAGTACATGGCCGACGGCGCGATCACGATGGTTCACCTCTCTCGGCTCGCCGAAGAGCTGGTCCTCTGGTCGTCGAGCGAGTTCGGCTTCGTCGAGCTGGCCGACGCGTACTCCACGGGCTCGAGCCTGATGCCCCAGAAGAAGAACCCCGACGTGCCCGAGATCGTGCGCGGCAAGTCGGGTCGGGCGATCGGCAACCTGGTCACGCTGCTCACGGTCCTGAAGGGCCTGCCGCTCACCTACAACCGCGACCTCCAGGAGGACAAGGAGCCGCTCTTCGACACGGTCGAGACGCTGCGGGATTCCCTCGAGGTCATGGCGGGCGCGATCGCGACCCTCGACGTCCGCGGCGAGCGGATGGCGGAGGCGGCTTCGGATCCGATGCTGCTCGCGACCGATCTCGCAGAGTTCCTGGTCCGGGCGGGCGTCCCGTTTCGGGATGCACACGAGGTGGTGGGGAAGATCGTGGGGCACGTGACCCGTGAGGGCGTCGACCTGCGCTCGCTCTCCAAGGGCGACATGCAGACCTTCCACGAGGCCTTCGACGCCGGCGCCGACGATCTCCTCGACCTGGAACGCTCCCTCGAGAGCCGCGCGCTCGCGGGCGGAACGGCGCGGGTCCGCGTCGAGGCGAGCCTCGACGAGGTCGCCGGGGAGCTCGCGGCGGAGCGCGCCGAGATCGAGCGCCTCGAGGCGGAGGCCGCGCGATGA
- a CDS encoding nuclear transport factor 2 family protein — translation MLSLQEISDRLEIQDLAWRYSEIIDTKDFDALRDDVFTPDAFIDYSAFGGSKGDLESTIAFLHKAMKIFPNHQHLNANHQIKLDGDSPATRATGKVMCWNPQELAPKEGEETGHIFFCGLWYHDEYVRTDAGWRIAKRVEQKSYVFNEPEFMRAG, via the coding sequence ATGCTCTCGCTCCAGGAAATCTCCGACCGTCTCGAGATCCAGGACCTCGCCTGGCGCTATTCCGAGATCATCGACACGAAGGATTTCGACGCGCTTCGCGACGACGTGTTCACCCCCGATGCCTTCATCGACTACTCCGCCTTCGGCGGCTCGAAGGGCGACCTGGAATCGACCATCGCCTTCCTCCACAAGGCGATGAAGATCTTCCCGAACCACCAGCACCTGAACGCGAACCACCAGATCAAGCTCGACGGGGACTCTCCCGCGACGAGGGCGACCGGCAAGGTCATGTGCTGGAACCCGCAGGAGCTCGCGCCGAAGGAAGGCGAGGAGACGGGCCACATCTTCTTCTGCGGCCTCTGGTACCACGACGAGTACGTGCGGACCGACGCGGGTTGGCGGATCGCGAAACGCGTGGAGCAGAAGAGCTACGTCTTCAACGAGCCGGAGTTCATGAGGGCGGGCTAG
- the dapA gene encoding 4-hydroxy-tetrahydrodipicolinate synthase gives MFEGVMTALITPFRDGEVDEPALRGLVELQIEAGVDGLVPCGSTGESATLSHDEHNRVVEITIDAAAGRVPVVAGTGSNSTAEAISLTAHAKEAGADGALLLSPYYNKPTQEGIYEHYSAVARETALPLVIYNIPGRTASNIAPETIGRLAQLEHIVGIKEASGDLDQIAHVVAACPDDFAVLSGDDALTLPLMSVGGKGVISTSSNVAPKRMSELVRTFAAGDAAGARKLHHELLPLFDALFCETNPIPVKAACAALGWCDGEIRLPMTPITEPNLERLKVVLKDLGILR, from the coding sequence ATGTTCGAAGGTGTCATGACCGCCCTGATCACGCCGTTCCGCGATGGCGAGGTCGACGAGCCCGCGCTCCGGGGCCTCGTCGAGCTGCAGATCGAAGCCGGCGTCGACGGTCTCGTGCCCTGCGGCTCGACCGGAGAGAGCGCGACGCTCTCCCACGACGAGCACAACCGCGTCGTCGAGATCACGATCGACGCCGCCGCCGGGCGCGTCCCCGTCGTCGCCGGTACGGGCTCGAACTCGACGGCGGAAGCGATCTCGCTCACGGCGCACGCGAAGGAAGCGGGCGCCGACGGCGCGCTGCTGCTCTCGCCCTACTACAACAAGCCGACCCAGGAAGGCATCTACGAGCACTATTCCGCGGTCGCAAGGGAAACCGCGCTCCCGCTGGTCATCTACAACATCCCGGGCCGCACGGCATCGAACATCGCGCCGGAGACGATCGGCCGTCTCGCGCAGCTCGAACACATCGTCGGCATCAAGGAGGCGAGCGGCGACCTCGATCAGATCGCCCACGTCGTCGCGGCCTGTCCCGACGACTTCGCCGTCCTGTCCGGCGACGATGCGCTCACGCTCCCGCTGATGAGCGTCGGCGGCAAGGGCGTGATCTCGACGTCGTCGAACGTCGCGCCGAAACGGATGAGCGAGCTCGTCCGGACCTTCGCGGCGGGGGATGCCGCGGGCGCGCGCAAGCTGCACCACGAGCTGTTGCCGCTCTTCGACGCGCTGTTCTGCGAGACGAATCCGATTCCGGTGAAGGCCGCGTGTGCGGCGCTCGGTTGGTGCGACGGAGAGATCCGACTGCCGATGACGCCGATCACCGAGCCGAACCTCGAACGCTTGAAGGTCGTACTGAAAGACCTGGGGATCCTCAGATGA